A single region of the Capra hircus breed San Clemente chromosome X unlocalized genomic scaffold, ASM170441v1, whole genome shotgun sequence genome encodes:
- the RLIM gene encoding E3 ubiquitin-protein ligase RLIM: MESSDCNDKGSGDQSAAQRRSQMDRLDREEAFYQFVNNLSEEDYRLMRDNNLLGTPGESTEEELLRRLQQIKEGPPPQNSDENRGGDSSDDVSNGDSIIDWLNSVRQTGNTTRSGQRGNQSWRAVSRTNPNSGDFRFSLEINVNRNNGSQNPENENEPSTRRSSGESMDNNSQRQMENPRSESTSARPPRSERSSTEALTEAPPTRGQRRARSRSPDHRRTRARAERSRSPLHPMSEIPRRSHHSISSQTFEHPLVNETEGSSRTRHHVTLRQQISGPDLLTRGLFAASGTRNASQGAGSSDTTGNGESTGSGQRPPTIVLDLQVRRVRPGEYRQRDSIASRTRSRSQTPNNTVTYESERGGFRRTFSRSERAGVRTYVSTIRIPIRRILNTGLSETTSVAIQTMLRQIMTGFGELSYFMYSDSDSEPSGSVSSRNMERSESRNGRGGSGGSSSSGSSSSSSPSSSSNGESSETSSEVFEGSNEGSSSSGSSGARREGRHRAPVTFDESGSLPFLSLAQFFLLNEDDDDQPRGLTKEQIDNLAMRSFGENDALKTCSVCITEYTEGNKLRKLPCSHEYHVHCIDRWLSENSTCPICRRAVLASGNRESVV; this comes from the exons ATGGAAAGCTCAGATTGTAACGATAAAGGAAGTGGTGATCAGTCTGCAGCACAGCGCAGAAGTCAGATGGACCGATTGGATCGGGAAGAAGCTTTCTATCAATTTGTAAATAACCTCAGTGAAGAAGATTATAGGCTTATGAGGGATAACAATTTGCTAGGCACCCCAG GTGAAAGTACTGAGGAAGAGTTGCTGAGGAGACTACAACAAATTAAAGAGGGCCCACCACCACAAAACTCAGATGAAAATAGAG GTGGAGACTCTTCAGATGATGTATCTAATGGTGACTCTATAATAGACTGGCTTAACTCAGTCAGACAAACTGGAAATACGACAAGAAGTGGGCAAAGAGGAAACCAATCTTGGAGAGCAGTGAGTCGGACTAATCCAAACAGTGGTGATTTCAGATTCAGTTTAGAGATCAATGTTAACCGTAATAATGGGAGCCAAAATCCAGAGAATGAAAATGAACCATCTACAAGACGTTCTAGTGGAGAAAGTATGGACAACAACAGCCAAAGACAAATGGAAAATCCACGATCTGAATCAACATCTGCAAGGCCACCCAGATCAGAACGAAGTTCAACTGAAGCATTAACAGAAGCCCCACCTACCAGAGGTCAGAGAAGGGCAAGAAGTAGGAGCCCAGACCATCGGAGAACCCGAGCAAGAGCTGAAAGAAGTAGATCACCTCTACATCCAATGAGTGAAATTCCACGAAGATCTCATCATAGTATCTCATCTCAGACTTTTGAGCATCCTTTGGTAAATGAGACTGAAGGAAGTTCTAGAACCCGGCACCACGTGACATTAAGACAGCAAATAAGTGGACCTGACTTACTAACTAGAGGTCTTTTTGCAGCTTCTGGAACAAGAAATGCCTCACAAGGAGCAGGATCTTCAGACACAACTGGCAATGGTGAATCTACAGGATCAGGCCAGAGACCTCCAACCATAGTCCTTGATCTTCAAGTAAGAAGAGTTCGTCCTGGAGAATATCGGCAGAGAGATAGCATAGCTAGCAGAACTCGGTCAAGGTCTCAGACGCCAAACAACACCGTCACttatgaaagtgaacgaggaggtTTTAGGCGTACGTTTTCACGTTCTGAGCGAGCAGGTGTGAGAACCTATGTCAGTACCATCAGAATTCCAATTCGTAGAATCTTAAATACTGGTTTAAGTGAGACTACATCTGTTGCAATTCAGACCATGTTAAGGCAGATAATGACTGGTTTTGGCGAGTTAAGCTACTTTATGTACAGTGATAGTGATTCAGAGCCTAGTGGCTCAGTCTCGAGTCGAAATATGGAAAGGTCAGAGTCACGGAATGGAAGAGGGGGTTCTGGTGGTAGTAGCAGTTCTGGTTCAAGTTCCAGTTCGAGTCCTAGTTCCAGTTCCAATGGTGAAAGTTCAGAGACTAGCTCAGAGGTATTTGAAGGCAGTAATGAAGGAAGCTCATCATCAGGCTCATCAGGTGCCAGGCGAGAGGGTCGACACAGGGCCCCAGTAACATTTGATGAAAGTGGCTCTCTGCCCTTCCTTAGTCTCGCTCAGTTTTTCCTCTTAAATGAGGATgatgatgaccaacctagaggaCTCACCAAAGAACAGATTGACAACTTGGCAATGAGAAGTTTTGGTGAAAATGATGCATTAAAAACCTGTAGTGTTTGCAttacagaatacacagaaggcaaCAAACTTCGTAAACTACCTTGTTCCCATGAGTACCATGTCCACTGCATCGATCGCTGGTTATCTGAGAATTCTACTTGTCCTATTTGTCGTAGAGCAGTCTTAGCTTCTGGTAACAGAGAAAGTGTTGTGTGA